A DNA window from Helianthus annuus cultivar XRQ/B chromosome 15, HanXRQr2.0-SUNRISE, whole genome shotgun sequence contains the following coding sequences:
- the LOC110912086 gene encoding ethylene-responsive transcription factor ERF013 → MVIKKELKIQTDSLKTSSSSMINKKKYKGVRMRTWGSWVSEIRAPNQKTRIWLGSYSTAEAAARAYDAALLCLKGPTANLNFSCVEYDHDYSTTVMSPKSIQKIAAAAAANTATTASSLVSPSPLVSASVSASASASPSASASPPSSPSPSLSPSPSVSVSASASASPLSPSDSSLSFSTMTPPLTNVAEDEETLFLTNDPLDGTLMSLVAPWYNFDSPSYRDVTFDKSFFEFDHSFSSIAEDVYEEEDGDIYLWSFGR, encoded by the coding sequence ATGGTGATCAAAAAAGAACTCAAGATTCAAACAGATTCATTGAAAACATCATCATCTTCTATGATCAACAAGAAGAAATACAAAGGAGTTAGAATGAGGACTTGGGGCTCATGGGTTTCCGAGATCCGAGCACCGAATCAAAAAACACGAATATGGCTAGGATCTTACTCGACCGCGGAAGCAGCAGCCCGAGCCTATGATGCTGCCCTACTTTGCCTAAAGGGTCCAACCGCGAATCTCAACTTTTCATGTGTCGAATATGATCATGACTATTCCACAACCGTCATGTCACCAAAATCTATTCAAAAGATTGCAGCGGCCGCAGCTGCTAACACTGCCACCACTGCATCATCATTAGTATCACCATCACCATTAGTATCAGCATCAGTATCAGCATCAGCATCAGCATCACCATCAGCATcagcatcaccaccatcatcaccatcaccatcactaTCACCATCACCATCAGTATCAGTATCAGCATCAGCATCAGCATCACCACTATCACCTTCGGATTCATCTTTATCGTTTTCCACAATGACACCGCCACTCACCAATGTGGCCGAAGACGAAGAAACATTGTTTTTGACAAATGATCCACTAGATGGCACATTGATGTCATTGGTTGCACCATGGTACAACTTTGATTCGCCAAGCTATAGAGATGTAACGTTTGATAAGTCGTTTTTCGAGTTTGATCATTCTTTTTCGTCGATCGCTGAAgatgtttatgaagaagaagatggtGACATCTATCTTTGGAGCTTCGGAAgataa